GTACGCTCTAAAACATCTTTAACTCCGGCTACAATCACTTCCAGCGATTCTTCCATCGCTTTATACGTCATTTTTGAATCTACCATGATGGTCTTCGGGAGTCCGGTGATGAGATCTCTTCCTCTGACATCGATCTCCGTGTTGTCTGCTTTTCCTTCCTGAACGGCGCAGCCGACTTTGATCTTGATATCTTCCGCCGTTCTTTCTCCGATCATCAAATTGAATTCTCTGCGAATAAACCTGATAATCGATTCATCCAGTTTATCCCCGCCCATGCGGATGCTTTTTTTGGTTACGACCCCTCCCAGGCTGATTACTGCAATATCTGTCGTTCCACCGCCGATATCGACGACCATGTTTCCTTCGGGGCCGTATATGTCCATACCGGCCCCCAGGGCAGCTGCATAAGGTTCCTCAATTACTTTGACCTGTCCGGCACCGGCTTTCATAGCGGCTTGTTTTACAGCCCTTTCTTCAACTTCGGTGACTCCGGACGGTATACAGACAACAACTCTATTTTTAATAAAAGGCCAGTTTTTTATTCCCGCTTTTTTGAGTAAATATTTCAGCATGATTTCGGTGGTCTGATAATCTGCAATGACGCCATCCCTCATCGGCCTGATGACCATAATGCTTCCGGGAGTCCTGCCAAGCATCATTCTGGCCTCTTCGCCGACCGCAATTCTTCTACCTGTGTTCTTATCAATCGCAACGACCGAAGGCTCGTGCAAAACGATACCCCTGCCTTGTGCATAGACCAGAACACTCGCCGTGCCTAAATCGATCCCAAGATCAGTCCCAAACATCAGGTGCTGCCCCTTTCACTTCACGATTCTATTGGCTTGTCCCATGAAAATAAGAAAAACCTGGCAGACGCCAAGCATTTACATGCCGGGCGGCAGCCAAAATTGAATCTCCCTGGAGGGGAGATTCTTTTTATAACTTTGCTCATATTATTCGATGTAATTTTATGTTTTCCTCTTTCTTTCCGTTTTTTGCGACCTATTTTTCTGTCTGTCTTTTAGGAGCTAATCCTCCGTATGCATATATTTTTTCTTGGTTGCTTCTCCTCCCCGAATATGCCTCTCGGCTTTATTGCTTTCAAGGACATGCTTGACCTGAGAGGAAAGTCGTTTGTTAATCAACGGCAATCTTTCCGTTACATCTTTATGTACCGTCGACTTGGATACCCCAAATATTTGCGCGGTCTGCCGCACTGTACAGCTCGATTCTATAATATAGTTGCCAATGTCCAAAGCTCTTCT
This genomic stretch from Dehalobacter restrictus DSM 9455 harbors:
- the mreB gene encoding rod shape-determining protein MreB; protein product: MFGTDLGIDLGTASVLVYAQGRGIVLHEPSVVAIDKNTGRRIAVGEEARMMLGRTPGSIMVIRPMRDGVIADYQTTEIMLKYLLKKAGIKNWPFIKNRVVVCIPSGVTEVEERAVKQAAMKAGAGQVKVIEEPYAAALGAGMDIYGPEGNMVVDIGGGTTDIAVISLGGVVTKKSIRMGGDKLDESIIRFIRREFNLMIGERTAEDIKIKVGCAVQEGKADNTEIDVRGRDLITGLPKTIMVDSKMTYKAMEESLEVIVAGVKDVLERTPPELAADIMNRGIVLTGGGSMVNSLDLRISKETGLIVTLADHPISCVALGTGKVLKNSFK
- the spoIIID gene encoding sporulation transcriptional regulator SpoIIID, which produces MQEHIKRRALDIGNYIIESSCTVRQTAQIFGVSKSTVHKDVTERLPLINKRLSSQVKHVLESNKAERHIRGGEATKKKYMHTED